In Camelina sativa cultivar DH55 chromosome 16, Cs, whole genome shotgun sequence, a single window of DNA contains:
- the LOC104753330 gene encoding putative F-box protein At2g19630: MKKRRKTVSEDRLTITQRNARPENERENSSPHIPVDQTIDIVSRLQAKSVAACRCVSKLWGSTLRLPHFNELFLTRSLARPQLLVAFQKHGRFCFFSSPQPQNPDENSSPIVANYHMRLSFDGVFCEMSESIHGLVCLIYTKEISRGRTETVPVVCNPSTGQSLPLPKLTTKRVKVISYLGYDPVDKQFKVLSMTRRHENAWECGEHQILTLGTGELSWRMVECRISHDLPRKRICIDGVLYYPATDRSSRDCMIVCFDVRSESFKSIIVVEDVYGAALDGYLIDYNGKLGLYECDFDWFFDGSLELLVLEDAEKQVWSKHTYLFPPNLWKDIVGTAEVHFVGVTRTNEVVFWIERMMPSCLLYCNIERKTIVRVAIHGLEAGKNRKVYTCLDHVENVNLELLL; this comes from the coding sequence ATGAAAAAACGGCGAAAAACCGTCTCGGAGGATCGTCTTACCATCACCCAACGCAATGCACGACCAGAGAACGAACGAGAAAACTCATCGCCACACATCCCAGTTGATCAAACCATCGACATAGTCTCGAGGCTGCAGGCGAAATCTGTAGCTGCATGTCGCTGCGTATCGAAGCTATGGGGCTCCACACTTCGCCTTCCCCATTTCAATGAGTTGTTCTTGACTCGATCTTTGGCTCGCCCGCAGCTATTGGTCGCCTTCCAAAAACACGGCaggttctgtttcttctcctccCCTCAACCTCAAAATCCGGATGAGAACTCTTCTCCCATAGTCGCTAATTATCATATGAGGCTCTCCTTTGATGGTGTTTTTTGTGAAATGAGTGAATCTATTCATGGCTTGGTCTGTCTTATTTATACTAAGGAGATCTCAAGGGGAAGGACGGAAACGGTGCCGGTGGTATGTAACCCTAGCACCGGTCAGTCCTTACCTTTACCCAAACTGACGACAAAGAGAGTTAAGGTGATAAGCTATTTGGGATATGATCCAGTTGATAAACAGTTCAAGGTATTGTCCATGACCAGACGTCATGAAAATGCATGGGAGTGTGGTGAGCATCAAATTCTGACTTTAGGGACTGGAGAACTTTCGTGGAGAATGGTCGAGTGTCGCATATCTCATGATTTGCCTCGTAAAAGGATATGCATCgatggtgttttgtattatcCAGCTACTGATAGGTCTTCAAGGGATTGCatgatagtttgctttgatgtaaGGTCTGAAAGTTTTAAGTCTATTATAGTCGTGGAAGATGTCTATGGAGCAGCGCTTGATGGATATCTGATAGACTACAATGGTAAACTAGGTTTATATGAGtgtgattttgattggttttttgATGGAAGTCTTGAGTTGCTGGTTCTAGAAGATGCCGAGAAGCAAGTATGGTCGAAGCATACATACTTATTTCCTCCTAATTTGTGGAAAGATATAGTGGGAACTGCCGAGGTACACTTTGTTGGAGTGACTCGAACAAATGAAGTTGTGTTCTGGATAGAACGTATGATGCCTTCATGCCTTCTCTACTGCAATATCGAGAGAAAGACGATCGTAAGAGTTGCAATCCATGGACTGGAAGCGGGTAAGAATCGTAAGGTTTACACCTGTCTAGACCATGTCGAGAACGTTAATCTTGAGCTACTGTTGTAG
- the LOC109129433 gene encoding uncharacterized protein LOC109129433 produces the protein MDLDPLHHFLGISIVQNDKGTFLHQQNYAADILHRAHMTECNPWLTPVDTKAKLAEINFDSPPVKDPTIYQSLVSARQYLTFTRPDISYAVQQVCLFTHGPRGVHLNALKHILRYPFRMDSSSTIPLLRLWLLTPTLTGQAVHPHGDLRPVTASLSAPTLSLGQQNVNIRSPAEAEYRGVANAVAELAWLRNLFMEMRVLVPKTSLVFCDNASVVYLAFNPVQYQRTKHVEISIHFVRECVALGYIKVFHVPSSLQTISPKGCLLHSSRIFGPA, from the coding sequence ATGGATCTTGACCCTCTTCATCATTTCCTCGGCATTTCCATCGTCCAAAATGACAAAGGCACATTCCTTCATCAACAGAACTATGCGGCGGACATTCTTCATCGAGCCCACATGACTGAGTGTAACCCTTGGCTCACTCCGGTTGATACTAAGGCAAAGCTTGCTGAAATCAACTTTGACAGTCCCCCGGTTAAGGATCCTACTATATATCAGAGTCTCGTTAGTGCACGTCAATATCTTACCTTTACACGCCCGGACATATCGTATGCTGTTCAGCAAGTGTGTCTCTTTACGCATGGCCCGCGTGGGGTTCACTTAAATGCCTTGAAACACATTCTTCGTTACCCATTTCGCATGGACTCCAGCTCTACCATTCCTCTCCTACGACTATGGTTGCTTACTCCGACGCTGACTGGACAGGCTGTCCATCCACATGGCGATCTACGTCCGGTTACTGCGTCTTTATCGGCCCCAACCTTATCTCTTGGTCAGCAAAACGTCAACATACGGTCTCCTGCTGAGGCAGAGTACAGAGGTGTTGCCAACGCTGTTGCTGAACTTGCGTGGCTTCGCAATTTGTTTATGGAGATGCGGGTCCTGGTACCAAAAACTTCACTTGTGTTTTGTGATAATGCTAGTGTTGTTTACCTTGCCTTTAATCCCGTTCAGTATCAACGCACCAAGCATGTGGAGATTTCCATCCATTTTGTTCGTGAATGTGTTGCCCTTGGTTATATCAAGGTTTTTCATGTTCCTTCATCCCTCCAGACAATTTCACCAAAGGGCTGCCTACTACACTCTTCCAGGATTTTTGGTCCAGCCTAA